From Chaetodon trifascialis isolate fChaTrf1 chromosome 1, fChaTrf1.hap1, whole genome shotgun sequence, one genomic window encodes:
- the plekha7b gene encoding pleckstrin homology domain-containing family A member 7 isoform X1 — protein sequence MAAPLGRDTLPDHWSYGVCRDGRVFFINDKTRSTTWLHPRTGEPVNSGHMIRSDLPRGWEEGFTDEGASYFINHNLRATSFRHPVTGQISPENTEYTLQDRIESRMSKSAANQRSPSMVTESSKAVTSAAVDVAVGTKGSRVTGKVHSFGKRDHAIKRNLNIPVVVRGWLYKQDSSGMRLWKRKWFVLSDYCLFYYKDSREETVLGSIPLPSYVIAPVEPDDHINRKYAFKASHTGMRSYIYNKNSVIGSQAEHCGMRTYFFSADTQEDMNGWIRAMNQAALMQQSHTVKREVEKPKKAVQQAVPQSNHVPINQISAQQESLRRTDREEPPDNGVQLAHGDEVRYGLEIQGRPSQSSTEERAERLSPDSADGATHKNGQQTVIQVALPPEQNGNLVYQRGFVSRTDTDKHVQRKNTLAQVEQWVKVHKGDPPKSAPSAEYNLPRRTPPLKPKASTADAAYQSLPKSPRLPSGSSSPPVTCNLPSDYKYAHDRLSHFRMSTDERMATKEGMVWQLYEWQQRQQFRHGSPTAPIYTGPNFTDSSFRVTVEMPRSISVPPSPCEVPPSVPSSFKPLSPRRPHTPSDRRTVRPLDEVAPGDSTRSSSPGHICAQLSQTSQMERRSMPAMGYITHTVSAPSLHGKTPEELTLLLIQLRRHQAKMAGVHSPSDAFAHLQHHQHNGLLGPSMQADDTYIQLKKDLEYLDLKVTGRESLKTERPSRPVKIAESDADVKLSRLCEQDNILQELEATIRSLKEDKDKLESVLDVSHQQMEQYRDQPAHAEKIAYQQKLLQEDVVHIRAEISKVSTEMENAWNEYSQLERDVDWLKSALQGQMSRSDLSQQEKVQIRKELWRIEDVIAGLSASKANYKVTISSVTNPERKFVPSVSASSVPSVSGSPSAMELRASQQQQQHSPHLSPSSHTPTLSSSPSQQPLRHSATVTSGLKWGEDDVPPRPPLPQLYSPDEHPPAVPPLPRETTVIRHTSVRGLKRQSDERKRDREIGQYTNGDSKVELRPFLSDPELMGAGDGSSHIGVVASGRDGYQTLPSRGVASSSLRLNQSSSISSYVTLRRATSAASVKVKLTVDSSERPKSALERLYSGDPAQQQQRGKMSADEQLERMKRHQKALVRQRKRTLSHGDRHASPSSRASSSRPLSADLGSWKREQDFDLQLLERAVQGEEAQGVRSVQGEERPPEHKERPRSQSDEWLTFRSTSTTPLTHEVDLEPLDYDVDLNKELSKPQKVLIPERYIDSEPEEPLSPQEVEDRHRKVERIKSILAKSSVQNLASAVPVDKPEVGLVALDSALQEQERIITMSYALASEASLKSKLVAVPVEANIPTPPPPPPPPPPPLPPPLPTVSLAPPSPLSNGIHYTFV from the exons CCACAACCTTAGGGCTACGTCATTTCGGCACCCTGTGACTGGACAAATTTCCCCTGAAAATACAGAATACACACTACAAGACAG GATAGAATCCCGTATGTCCAAGTCAGCGGCGAATCAGAGATCCCCCAGCATGGTCACAGAGTCCTCTAAGGCAGTGACCTCAGCAGCAGTTGATGTTGCCGTGGGGACGAAG GGCTCCAGAGTTACGGGCAAAGTACACAGTTTTGGCAAGAGGGATCATGCTATTAAAAGAAACCTCAACATCCCAGTGGTGGTGAGAGGCTGGCTCTATAAACAG GACAGCTCTGGAATGCGACTGTGGAAACGGAAgtggtttgttttgtcagactacTGCTTGTTTTACTACAAAG ACAGCCGAGAGGAGACGGTGCTCGGCAGCATCCCTCTGCCCAGTTACGTCATAGCGCCGGTTGAGCCTGATGACCACATAAACCGCAAATACGCTTTCAAG GCGAGCCATACAGGAATGCGCTCCTACATTTACAATAAGAACTCTGTGATTGGCTCACAGGCAGAACACTGCGGGATGCGGACATATTTCTTCAGTGCGGATACACAAGAGGACATGAATGGCTGGATCCGGGCCATGAACCAGGCTGCGCTGATGCAGCAGAGTCACACTGTAAAGAG agaggtggagaagcCAAAGAAGGCTGTGCAGCAGGCAGTCCCACAGTCCAACCATGTCCCCATCAACCAGATCTCAGCTCAGCAAGAAAGCCTtcgaaggacagacagagaggaacccCCGGATAATGGTGTCCAGCTGGCTCATGGCGACGAAGTGAGGTACGGATTAGAGATCCAAGGGAGGCCCAGCCAGTCGTCCACAGAGGAAAGAGCAGAGAGACTCTCTCCAGACTCCGCTGATGGCGCCACCCACAAGAATGGACAGCAAACTGTGATCCAGGTGGCTCTGCCACCGGAACAGAACGGCAATCTTGTCTATCAGAGGGGCTTTGTTTCACGGACAGACACTGACAAACATGTACAGAGGAAGAATACGCTGGCTCAGGTGGAGCAGTGGGTCAAAGTTCATAAAGGGGACCCACCGAAGAG TGCTCCCTCTGCTGAATACAACCTCCCTCGGCGGACTCCTCCCTTAAAGCCCAAAGCCAGCACAGCGGATGCCGCCTATCAGTCGTTGCCAAAGTCTCCCCGTCTCCCGTCTGGCAGCAGCTCTCCTCCAGTAACATGCAACCTGCCCAGTGACTACAAGTATGCGCATGACCGGCTCAGCCACTTCCGCATGTCCACCGATGAGCGTATGGCCACCAAGGAGGGAATGGTGTGGCAGCTGTACGAgtggcagcagcggcagcagttCCGTCATGGCAGCCCCACTGCTCCTATCTACACGGGCCCCAACTTCACAGACTCTTCTTTTCGAGTTACTGTGGAGATGCCACGTTCTATCTCTGTCCCTCCATCCCCGTGTGAAGTCCCACCGTCAGTCCCCTCCTCCTTCAAACCCCTGTCCCCTCGCAGGCCACACACCCCCTCAGACAGACGCACAGTCAGGCCCCTGGATGAAGTGGCACCCGGGGACAGCACAAGGTCCAGCTCCCCCGGCCACATTTGTGCCCAACTCTCTCAG ACTTCCCAGATGGAGAGAAGGTCCATGCCAGCCATGGgctacatcacacacaccgtCAGCGCACCCAGCTTGCATGGCAAAACG CCAGAGGAGCTGACTCTGCTCCTCATTCAGCTTCGGAGGCACCAGGCCAAGATGGCTGGTGTGCATAGCCCCAGTGATGCATTCGCTCacctgcagcaccaccagcacaaCGGCCTTCTAGGCCCCAGCATGCAG GCTGATGATACTTACATACAACTGAAGAAGGACCTGGAGTATCTAGATCTGAAG GTAACTGGACGAGAGagtttaaaaacagaaagaccGTCAAGGCCTGTGAAAATAGCAGAAAGTGATGCTGAT GTAAAATTAAGTCGACTGTGTGAACAAGACAACAttctgcaggagctggaggccaCGATACGCAGTCTGAAGGAGGACAAG GACAAGCTGGAGTCTGTGCTGGATGTTTCCCACCAGCAGATGGAGCAGTACAGAGATCAGCCAGCACATGCTGAGAAGATTGCCTATCAGCAGAAATTACTACAAGAGGATGTGGTGCACATCAGGGCTGAAATATCCAAAGTCTCCACA gagATGGAGAACGCATGGAACGAGTACAGCCAgctggagagagatgtggactGGCTGAAGTCGGCCCTGCAGGGACAGATGAGCCGCAGCGATCTCTCTCAG CAAGAGAAAGTCCAGATCAGAAAAGAGCTGTGGAGGATTGAGGATGTTATCGCAGGCCTCAGCGCCAGTAAAGCCAACTACAAAGTCACTATCTCCTCCGTCACCAACCCAG AGAGGAAATTTGTGCCTTCAGTGTCGGCGTCATCAGTGCCTTCTGTGTCTGGGAGCCCGTCTGCTATGGAGCTGAGAGcgtcccagcagcagcagcagcacagccccCACCTCAGCCCCAGTAGCCACACCCCCACCCTTTCCTCCAGCCCCAGCCAGCAGCCTTTACGCCACTCTGCAACCGTCACCAGTGGGCTTAAATGG GGTGAGGATGATGTGCCTCCCAGACCTCCTCTACCTCAGCTCTACAGTCCTGATGAGCATCCCCCTGCTGTGCCCCCGCTGCCCCGGGAGACAACGGTCATCAGACACACCTCTGTACGCGGCCTCAAACGACAGTCAGATGAAcgcaaaagagacagagagattggCCAGTACACTAATGGAGACAGTAAG GTGGAACTTCGGCCTTTCCTGAGCGATCCAGAGCTTATGGGAGCCGGAGACGGCTCCAGCCACATCGGTGTGGTGGCATCTGGACGTGATGGTTACCAGACGTTACCTAGCCGAG GAGTAGCTTCCTCCTCGCTTAGGCTAAATCAGTCTTCAAGCATCTCCTCGTATGTGACCCTCCGAAGAGCAACCTCAGCTGCCAGCGTGAAGGTGAAGCTCACAGTTGACTCATCA GAGAGACCAAAAAGTGCCTTGGAGCGTCTGTACTCCGGGGACCcggcgcagcagcagcagagaggcaagATGAGTGCTGatgagcagctggagaggatgaagaggcacCAGAAGGCCCTCGTCCGCCAGCGCAAACGCACCCTGAGTCACGGAGACCGCCACGCCTCTCCATCGTCGCGTGCCTCATCCTCGCGCCCGCTTTCGGCAGACTTGGGATCA TGGAAGAGAGAGCAGGACTTTGACCTGCAGTTGCTCGAGAGGGCTGTTCAGGGGGAGGAGGCGCAGGGCGTTAGGAGTGTTCAGGGGGAGGAAAGACCTCCTGAGCACAAAGAGAGACCCCGCTCACAGTCTGACGAATGGCTGACCTTCCGCTCCACGTCCACAACCCCTCTCACCCACGAGGTCGACCTGGAACCACTAGACTATGACGTGGACCTTAACAAAGAG CTTTCCAAGCCTCAGAAAGTGTTGATCCCGGAGCGCTACATAGATTCAGAGCCCGAGGAGCCTCTCAGCccacaggaggtggaggatcgCCATCGCAAGGTGGAGCGCATCAAGAGCATCTTAGCAAAGTCCAG TGTACAAAACTTAGCATCCGCAGTGCCTGTGGACAAGCCAGAGGTGGGGCTGGTGGCACTGGACTCAGCTctgcaggagcaggagaggatcATCACCATGTCCTACGCCCTCGCCTCGGAGGCTTCGCTCAAGAGCAAACTCGTCGCAG TTCCAGTAGAGGCTAACatccccacccctcctcccccgcccccacccccaccccctcccctgcctcctcctcttcctacTGTGTCTCTGGCGCCTCCCTCTCCTCTAAGCAACGGGATTCACTACACGTTTGTCTAA
- the plekha7b gene encoding pleckstrin homology domain-containing family A member 7 isoform X5: MAAPLGRDTLPDHWSYGVCRDGRVFFINDKTRSTTWLHPRTGEPVNSGHMIRSDLPRGWEEGFTDEGASYFINHNLRATSFRHPVTGQISPENTEYTLQDRIESRMSKSAANQRSPSMVTESSKAVTSAAVDVAVGTKGSRVTGKVHSFGKRDHAIKRNLNIPVVVRGWLYKQDSSGMRLWKRKWFVLSDYCLFYYKDSREETVLGSIPLPSYVIAPVEPDDHINRKYAFKASHTGMRSYIYNKNSVIGSQAEHCGMRTYFFSADTQEDMNGWIRAMNQAALMQQSHTVKREVEKPKKAVQQAVPQSNHVPINQISAQQESLRRTDREEPPDNGVQLAHGDEVRYGLEIQGRPSQSSTEERAERLSPDSADGATHKNGQQTVIQVALPPEQNGNLVYQRGFVSRTDTDKHVQRKNTLAQVEQWVKVHKGDPPKSAPSAEYNLPRRTPPLKPKASTADAAYQSLPKSPRLPSGSSSPPVTCNLPSDYKYAHDRLSHFRMSTDERMATKEGMVWQLYEWQQRQQFRHGSPTAPIYTGPNFTDSSFRVTVEMPRSISVPPSPCEVPPSVPSSFKPLSPRRPHTPSDRRTVRPLDEVAPGDSTRSSSPGHICAQLSQTSQMERRSMPAMGYITHTVSAPSLHGKTPEELTLLLIQLRRHQAKMAGVHSPSDAFAHLQHHQHNGLLGPSMQADDTYIQLKKDLEYLDLKVTGRESLKTERPSRPVKIAESDADVKLSRLCEQDNILQELEATIRSLKEDKDKLESVLDVSHQQMEQYRDQPAHAEKIAYQQKLLQEDVVHIRAEISKVSTEMENAWNEYSQLERDVDWLKSALQGQMSRSDLSQQEKVQIRKELWRIEDVIAGLSASKANYKVTISSVTNPERKFVPSVSASSVPSVSGSPSAMELRASQQQQQHSPHLSPSSHTPTLSSSPSQQPLRHSATVTSGLKWGEDDVPPRPPLPQLYSPDEHPPAVPPLPRETTVIRHTSVRGLKRQSDERKRDREIGQYTNGDSKVELRPFLSDPELMGAGDGSSHIGVVASGRDGYQTLPSRGVASSSLRLNQSSSISSYVTLRRATSAASVKVKLTVDSSERPKSALERLYSGDPAQQQQRGKMSADEQLERMKRHQKALVRQRKRTLSHGDRHASPSSRASSSRPLSADLGSWKREQDFDLQLLERAVQGEEAQGVRSVQGEERPPEHKERPRSQSDEWLTFRSTSTTPLTHEVDLEPLDYDVDLNKELSKPQKVLIPERYIDSEPEEPLSPQEVEDRHRKVERIKSILAKSSVQNLASAVPVDKPEVGLVALDSALQEQERIITMSYALASEASLKSKLVAAQAISGH; the protein is encoded by the exons CCACAACCTTAGGGCTACGTCATTTCGGCACCCTGTGACTGGACAAATTTCCCCTGAAAATACAGAATACACACTACAAGACAG GATAGAATCCCGTATGTCCAAGTCAGCGGCGAATCAGAGATCCCCCAGCATGGTCACAGAGTCCTCTAAGGCAGTGACCTCAGCAGCAGTTGATGTTGCCGTGGGGACGAAG GGCTCCAGAGTTACGGGCAAAGTACACAGTTTTGGCAAGAGGGATCATGCTATTAAAAGAAACCTCAACATCCCAGTGGTGGTGAGAGGCTGGCTCTATAAACAG GACAGCTCTGGAATGCGACTGTGGAAACGGAAgtggtttgttttgtcagactacTGCTTGTTTTACTACAAAG ACAGCCGAGAGGAGACGGTGCTCGGCAGCATCCCTCTGCCCAGTTACGTCATAGCGCCGGTTGAGCCTGATGACCACATAAACCGCAAATACGCTTTCAAG GCGAGCCATACAGGAATGCGCTCCTACATTTACAATAAGAACTCTGTGATTGGCTCACAGGCAGAACACTGCGGGATGCGGACATATTTCTTCAGTGCGGATACACAAGAGGACATGAATGGCTGGATCCGGGCCATGAACCAGGCTGCGCTGATGCAGCAGAGTCACACTGTAAAGAG agaggtggagaagcCAAAGAAGGCTGTGCAGCAGGCAGTCCCACAGTCCAACCATGTCCCCATCAACCAGATCTCAGCTCAGCAAGAAAGCCTtcgaaggacagacagagaggaacccCCGGATAATGGTGTCCAGCTGGCTCATGGCGACGAAGTGAGGTACGGATTAGAGATCCAAGGGAGGCCCAGCCAGTCGTCCACAGAGGAAAGAGCAGAGAGACTCTCTCCAGACTCCGCTGATGGCGCCACCCACAAGAATGGACAGCAAACTGTGATCCAGGTGGCTCTGCCACCGGAACAGAACGGCAATCTTGTCTATCAGAGGGGCTTTGTTTCACGGACAGACACTGACAAACATGTACAGAGGAAGAATACGCTGGCTCAGGTGGAGCAGTGGGTCAAAGTTCATAAAGGGGACCCACCGAAGAG TGCTCCCTCTGCTGAATACAACCTCCCTCGGCGGACTCCTCCCTTAAAGCCCAAAGCCAGCACAGCGGATGCCGCCTATCAGTCGTTGCCAAAGTCTCCCCGTCTCCCGTCTGGCAGCAGCTCTCCTCCAGTAACATGCAACCTGCCCAGTGACTACAAGTATGCGCATGACCGGCTCAGCCACTTCCGCATGTCCACCGATGAGCGTATGGCCACCAAGGAGGGAATGGTGTGGCAGCTGTACGAgtggcagcagcggcagcagttCCGTCATGGCAGCCCCACTGCTCCTATCTACACGGGCCCCAACTTCACAGACTCTTCTTTTCGAGTTACTGTGGAGATGCCACGTTCTATCTCTGTCCCTCCATCCCCGTGTGAAGTCCCACCGTCAGTCCCCTCCTCCTTCAAACCCCTGTCCCCTCGCAGGCCACACACCCCCTCAGACAGACGCACAGTCAGGCCCCTGGATGAAGTGGCACCCGGGGACAGCACAAGGTCCAGCTCCCCCGGCCACATTTGTGCCCAACTCTCTCAG ACTTCCCAGATGGAGAGAAGGTCCATGCCAGCCATGGgctacatcacacacaccgtCAGCGCACCCAGCTTGCATGGCAAAACG CCAGAGGAGCTGACTCTGCTCCTCATTCAGCTTCGGAGGCACCAGGCCAAGATGGCTGGTGTGCATAGCCCCAGTGATGCATTCGCTCacctgcagcaccaccagcacaaCGGCCTTCTAGGCCCCAGCATGCAG GCTGATGATACTTACATACAACTGAAGAAGGACCTGGAGTATCTAGATCTGAAG GTAACTGGACGAGAGagtttaaaaacagaaagaccGTCAAGGCCTGTGAAAATAGCAGAAAGTGATGCTGAT GTAAAATTAAGTCGACTGTGTGAACAAGACAACAttctgcaggagctggaggccaCGATACGCAGTCTGAAGGAGGACAAG GACAAGCTGGAGTCTGTGCTGGATGTTTCCCACCAGCAGATGGAGCAGTACAGAGATCAGCCAGCACATGCTGAGAAGATTGCCTATCAGCAGAAATTACTACAAGAGGATGTGGTGCACATCAGGGCTGAAATATCCAAAGTCTCCACA gagATGGAGAACGCATGGAACGAGTACAGCCAgctggagagagatgtggactGGCTGAAGTCGGCCCTGCAGGGACAGATGAGCCGCAGCGATCTCTCTCAG CAAGAGAAAGTCCAGATCAGAAAAGAGCTGTGGAGGATTGAGGATGTTATCGCAGGCCTCAGCGCCAGTAAAGCCAACTACAAAGTCACTATCTCCTCCGTCACCAACCCAG AGAGGAAATTTGTGCCTTCAGTGTCGGCGTCATCAGTGCCTTCTGTGTCTGGGAGCCCGTCTGCTATGGAGCTGAGAGcgtcccagcagcagcagcagcacagccccCACCTCAGCCCCAGTAGCCACACCCCCACCCTTTCCTCCAGCCCCAGCCAGCAGCCTTTACGCCACTCTGCAACCGTCACCAGTGGGCTTAAATGG GGTGAGGATGATGTGCCTCCCAGACCTCCTCTACCTCAGCTCTACAGTCCTGATGAGCATCCCCCTGCTGTGCCCCCGCTGCCCCGGGAGACAACGGTCATCAGACACACCTCTGTACGCGGCCTCAAACGACAGTCAGATGAAcgcaaaagagacagagagattggCCAGTACACTAATGGAGACAGTAAG GTGGAACTTCGGCCTTTCCTGAGCGATCCAGAGCTTATGGGAGCCGGAGACGGCTCCAGCCACATCGGTGTGGTGGCATCTGGACGTGATGGTTACCAGACGTTACCTAGCCGAG GAGTAGCTTCCTCCTCGCTTAGGCTAAATCAGTCTTCAAGCATCTCCTCGTATGTGACCCTCCGAAGAGCAACCTCAGCTGCCAGCGTGAAGGTGAAGCTCACAGTTGACTCATCA GAGAGACCAAAAAGTGCCTTGGAGCGTCTGTACTCCGGGGACCcggcgcagcagcagcagagaggcaagATGAGTGCTGatgagcagctggagaggatgaagaggcacCAGAAGGCCCTCGTCCGCCAGCGCAAACGCACCCTGAGTCACGGAGACCGCCACGCCTCTCCATCGTCGCGTGCCTCATCCTCGCGCCCGCTTTCGGCAGACTTGGGATCA TGGAAGAGAGAGCAGGACTTTGACCTGCAGTTGCTCGAGAGGGCTGTTCAGGGGGAGGAGGCGCAGGGCGTTAGGAGTGTTCAGGGGGAGGAAAGACCTCCTGAGCACAAAGAGAGACCCCGCTCACAGTCTGACGAATGGCTGACCTTCCGCTCCACGTCCACAACCCCTCTCACCCACGAGGTCGACCTGGAACCACTAGACTATGACGTGGACCTTAACAAAGAG CTTTCCAAGCCTCAGAAAGTGTTGATCCCGGAGCGCTACATAGATTCAGAGCCCGAGGAGCCTCTCAGCccacaggaggtggaggatcgCCATCGCAAGGTGGAGCGCATCAAGAGCATCTTAGCAAAGTCCAG TGTACAAAACTTAGCATCCGCAGTGCCTGTGGACAAGCCAGAGGTGGGGCTGGTGGCACTGGACTCAGCTctgcaggagcaggagaggatcATCACCATGTCCTACGCCCTCGCCTCGGAGGCTTCGCTCAAGAGCAAACTCGTCGCAG